Proteins encoded by one window of Clostridium perfringens:
- a CDS encoding peptide chain release factor 3 has translation MSDLIKEIEKRRTFAIISHPDAGKTTLTEKFLLYGGAIRMAGSVKARKAATHAVSDWMEIEKQRGISVTSSVMQFNYGGYCINILDTPGHQDFSEDTYRTLMAADSAVMVIDGAKGVEDQTRKLFQVASLREIPIFTFVNKMDRETRDPFQLLEDIESELGIKSYPMNWPIGCGSHFKGVYDRATNTIHLFDGGNHGQSEVSTITGDLEDPKFKELLGEDLHNKLMEDVELLDIAGDEFDLEKVRKGELTPVFFGSALTNFGVEPFLNDFLKLTTSPLPRNSSIGEIDPMTEPFSAFVFKIQANMNKAHRDRLAFMRICSGKFEKGKDVFHVQGGKKVKLAQPQQFLAQDREVVEEAYAGDIIGVFDPGIFSIGDTLCLNPKKFKFEGIPTFAPEHFARVKPVDTMKRKQFIKGVTQIAQEGAIQVFKELHIGMEEIIVGVVGVLQFEVLEYRLKNEYNVDIKMERLPFRYVRWIENDNIDVDSLNLTSDTKKVKDFKDRNLLIFQNDWGISWAIDHNPGIILSGVGKSND, from the coding sequence TTGAGCGATTTAATTAAGGAAATAGAGAAAAGAAGAACCTTTGCCATCATATCTCACCCTGATGCTGGTAAAACTACTCTTACTGAAAAATTCTTACTTTATGGAGGAGCTATTAGAATGGCTGGTTCTGTAAAGGCTAGAAAAGCTGCTACACACGCAGTTTCTGACTGGATGGAAATAGAAAAGCAAAGAGGTATCTCTGTTACTTCATCTGTTATGCAATTTAACTATGGTGGATATTGTATAAATATACTAGATACTCCTGGTCACCAAGACTTCTCAGAGGATACATATAGAACACTTATGGCTGCCGACTCAGCTGTTATGGTTATAGATGGAGCTAAAGGGGTTGAGGATCAAACAAGAAAATTATTCCAAGTTGCTTCATTAAGAGAAATTCCTATATTTACTTTTGTAAACAAAATGGATAGAGAAACTAGAGATCCATTCCAACTTCTAGAAGATATTGAAAGTGAACTTGGTATAAAATCTTACCCAATGAATTGGCCAATAGGATGTGGAAGTCACTTTAAAGGTGTTTATGATAGAGCTACAAACACAATCCACTTATTTGATGGTGGAAACCATGGACAAAGCGAGGTTTCAACTATAACTGGTGACTTAGAAGATCCTAAATTTAAAGAACTTCTAGGTGAAGATTTACATAATAAGTTAATGGAAGATGTTGAACTATTAGATATAGCTGGTGACGAATTTGATTTAGAGAAAGTTAGAAAAGGAGAATTAACTCCTGTATTCTTTGGATCAGCTCTTACAAACTTTGGAGTTGAGCCATTTTTAAATGACTTCTTAAAACTAACTACTTCTCCACTTCCAAGAAATTCATCAATAGGTGAAATAGATCCAATGACTGAACCATTCTCAGCTTTCGTATTTAAAATACAAGCTAACATGAATAAAGCTCATAGAGATAGACTTGCTTTCATGAGAATATGTTCTGGTAAATTTGAAAAAGGAAAAGATGTTTTCCACGTTCAAGGTGGTAAGAAGGTTAAACTTGCTCAACCTCAACAATTCTTAGCTCAAGATAGAGAGGTTGTTGAAGAAGCTTACGCTGGAGATATCATAGGGGTATTTGACCCAGGTATATTCTCAATAGGAGATACTTTATGTTTAAATCCTAAGAAATTCAAATTTGAAGGTATTCCTACATTTGCTCCTGAGCACTTTGCTAGAGTTAAACCTGTAGATACTATGAAAAGAAAACAATTCATAAAAGGTGTTACTCAAATAGCTCAAGAAGGTGCTATTCAGGTATTTAAAGAATTACACATCGGTATGGAAGAAATCATAGTTGGTGTTGTTGGTGTTCTTCAATTTGAAGTTTTAGAATATAGATTAAAAAATGAATACAATGTTGATATAAAAATGGAAAGACTTCCATTTAGATATGTTAGATGGATTGAAAATGATAATATAGATGTAGATTCACTAAACTTAACTTCTGATACAAAGAAAGTTAAAGATTTTAAAGATAGAAATCTACTTATATTCCAAAATGACTGGGGTATTTCATGGGCTATAGATCATAACCCTGGAATAATACTTTCAGGTGTTGGTAAATCTAACGACTAA